The proteins below come from a single Parazoarcus communis genomic window:
- a CDS encoding Hsp70 family protein: protein MSTRSSDVGAGRSMRYRVGIDLGTSNTVVAYAAPGSDEIQLLSINQLVAPGAVAGRPMLPSLRYHPAKGELAAGDTALPWAAPDLAGVEQAVLGALARDLGAQVPGRVVSSAKSWLSHGAVDRLAPILPWGAGDDVAKVSPLAASASYLAHVRAAWLQHFPQAPLEAQEIVLTVPASFDEGARALTVEAARLAGLHSLRLLEEPQAACYDWLFRKRASLSTELQHTRLLLVCDVGGGTTDLTLIQVEPGADMPQLTRIGVGDHLMLGGDNMDLALAHLLEPRLSAAGQRLTAARFSQLVQQCRNAKEQLLADGAPAQVTVTLLGAGSRLIGGARSAELARDEVERLVADGFFPLVGADEQPRRRRAGIVEFGLPYPADAAITRHLAAFLGRHASASRAALGESAPAAEALPVPDTVLLNGGVFRSPRLASRIVEMLAQWRGSSPQVLANDAEVAVARGAVAYSLVRDGLAPAIGGGSARSYFLVLDDKYGEEAGGARGICVLPRGTEEDREIHLSEHRFALRLGQPVRFHLVASSAGLTHRPGDVVSLSGEDFVRLPPIATVVGKSGEGSGRGDVTVELISTITEVGSLQMHCVSTDEPDRRWLLEFQLRGADTEADAAADPQAGLPPRFAEAVACIDRVFGSAASGGGSGAASSAGAVKPVRQLRGELEVLLGKRETWDMALARALFDALWVRAKRRRRSPEHERVWLNLAGFCLRPGYGAPLDDWRIEQLWPLFEQGLQYVNERQNWSEWWTLWRRAAAGLAEPAQLVLLEVLANQLEALVSAPRRNQNQNPAFAAYDDMVRLAASLERVPLEHKVEVGRWLLERLAQPAEKAQAWWALGRVGAREPLYASPHTAVPAEVAAEWLDAVLALDWKKIEPAAFAAAQLARFTGDRARDLSPAVREEVGRRLVQINAPESWIRQVRELVALDEADRRRAFGESLPAGLTLIER, encoded by the coding sequence GTGAGCACGCGTTCCAGCGATGTCGGTGCCGGGCGGTCGATGCGTTACCGCGTCGGTATCGACCTCGGCACCAGCAATACGGTCGTCGCCTACGCGGCGCCGGGCAGTGACGAGATTCAGCTGCTGTCCATCAACCAGCTCGTGGCGCCGGGTGCGGTGGCCGGGCGGCCGATGCTGCCCTCCTTGCGCTATCACCCCGCAAAGGGGGAGCTGGCGGCGGGAGACACTGCCTTGCCATGGGCAGCGCCCGATCTCGCCGGTGTCGAGCAGGCGGTGCTCGGCGCCCTCGCGCGCGATCTCGGGGCGCAGGTGCCGGGGCGGGTGGTGTCCAGCGCCAAGAGCTGGCTGTCGCACGGCGCAGTCGATCGGCTCGCGCCCATCCTGCCGTGGGGCGCGGGCGATGATGTGGCCAAGGTGTCGCCGCTGGCGGCGAGTGCGAGCTATCTTGCGCATGTGCGTGCGGCGTGGCTGCAGCATTTCCCGCAGGCTCCGCTTGAAGCACAGGAGATCGTGCTCACGGTGCCGGCATCCTTCGATGAGGGTGCGCGTGCGCTGACCGTAGAGGCCGCGCGGCTGGCAGGGCTGCATAGCCTGCGCCTGCTCGAAGAACCGCAGGCTGCGTGTTACGACTGGCTGTTTCGCAAGCGCGCCAGCCTTTCCACAGAGTTGCAGCACACCCGGCTGCTGCTGGTGTGCGATGTCGGCGGTGGCACGACCGACCTCACCCTGATCCAGGTTGAGCCGGGTGCAGACATGCCGCAGCTCACCCGTATCGGGGTCGGCGACCACCTGATGCTGGGTGGCGACAACATGGATCTGGCCCTGGCGCATCTGCTCGAACCGCGCCTGAGCGCAGCAGGGCAAAGGCTGACGGCAGCACGCTTTTCACAGCTCGTGCAGCAATGCCGCAACGCCAAGGAACAGCTGCTCGCCGACGGTGCGCCGGCGCAGGTGACGGTGACGCTGCTGGGCGCCGGCTCCAGGCTGATCGGTGGCGCGCGCTCTGCCGAACTCGCCCGCGACGAAGTCGAGCGTCTCGTCGCCGACGGTTTCTTCCCCCTGGTGGGCGCAGACGAACAACCCCGCCGTCGCCGTGCCGGCATCGTCGAGTTCGGCTTGCCCTATCCCGCCGATGCCGCGATCACGCGCCACCTTGCGGCATTTCTCGGTCGTCACGCCAGCGCTTCACGCGCCGCGCTCGGCGAGTCCGCGCCCGCAGCGGAGGCCCTTCCGGTGCCGGATACGGTATTGCTCAATGGCGGTGTTTTCCGCTCGCCCCGGCTTGCGTCGCGGATTGTGGAGATGCTCGCGCAGTGGCGCGGGTCATCGCCACAGGTACTGGCCAACGATGCCGAGGTGGCCGTGGCACGCGGTGCGGTGGCCTATTCGCTGGTGCGCGACGGCCTGGCGCCGGCGATTGGCGGCGGCTCGGCGCGCAGCTACTTTCTGGTGCTGGACGACAAGTACGGCGAGGAGGCTGGCGGCGCGCGCGGCATCTGCGTCCTGCCGCGCGGCACAGAGGAAGATCGAGAGATTCACCTCAGCGAACACCGTTTTGCGTTGCGCCTCGGGCAGCCGGTGCGCTTCCATCTGGTTGCTTCCAGTGCCGGTCTGACGCATCGGCCGGGCGACGTGGTGTCGCTCTCGGGCGAGGATTTCGTCCGCCTGCCGCCAATCGCAACCGTCGTGGGCAAGTCGGGCGAGGGCAGCGGGCGCGGAGACGTGACGGTCGAACTCATCAGCACGATTACCGAGGTCGGCTCCCTGCAGATGCACTGCGTCAGCACGGACGAGCCCGACCGGCGCTGGCTGCTCGAATTCCAGCTGCGTGGCGCCGATACCGAGGCTGACGCGGCTGCGGATCCGCAGGCCGGGTTGCCGCCGCGTTTTGCCGAGGCGGTGGCGTGCATCGACCGGGTGTTCGGCAGTGCAGCCTCAGGTGGCGGTTCGGGAGCGGCTTCGAGTGCAGGTGCGGTCAAGCCGGTGCGGCAGTTGCGGGGTGAGCTCGAAGTGCTGCTGGGCAAGCGCGAGACCTGGGATATGGCGCTTGCGCGGGCCCTGTTCGATGCCCTCTGGGTACGTGCCAAGCGCCGCCGGCGCTCCCCCGAGCACGAGCGGGTGTGGCTCAATCTGGCGGGATTCTGCCTGCGTCCGGGGTATGGCGCACCGCTCGACGACTGGCGCATCGAGCAGTTGTGGCCGCTGTTTGAACAAGGCCTGCAGTATGTGAATGAGCGCCAGAACTGGTCGGAGTGGTGGACGCTGTGGCGGCGTGCCGCAGCCGGGCTCGCTGAGCCGGCCCAGCTCGTCCTGCTCGAGGTGCTGGCCAACCAGCTCGAGGCGCTGGTGTCCGCCCCCAGGCGCAATCAGAATCAGAACCCGGCCTTCGCCGCCTACGACGACATGGTGCGACTGGCCGCGTCGCTCGAGCGGGTACCGCTTGAGCACAAGGTGGAGGTGGGGCGCTGGCTGCTCGAACGTCTGGCGCAGCCGGCAGAGAAAGCACAGGCCTGGTGGGCGCTCGGCCGGGTGGGGGCGCGCGAGCCGCTCTATGCCAGCCCGCACACGGCGGTACCGGCCGAGGTCGCTGCCGAATGGCTGGATGCCGTGCTGGCGCTGGACTGGAAGAAGATAGAGCCCGCGGCCTTCGCCGCAGCGCAACTGGCGCGCTTCACCGGTGATCGCGCGCGCGATCTGTCGCCCGCGGTGCGCGAGGAGGTGGGGCGTCGTCTGGTGCAGATCAATGCGCCGGAGAGCTGGATTCGGCAGGTACGCGAGCTGGTGGCGCTGGACGAGGCGGACCGCCGCCGTGCCTTTGGCGAATCGCTGCCGGCGGGGCTGACTCTCATCGAACGTTGA
- a CDS encoding ferric reductase-like transmembrane domain-containing protein → MKNIKLAYLLLIAGLTALWLLADNILSIPYDFFAYRASLINYSGIIGIGVMSVGMILAMRPAALEPLLGGLDKGYRLHKWLGITGLVVSVLHWLLANGPKWMVGWGWMERPQRGPRIEQTNTVFAFFDSQRHLAESVGEWAFYGAVVLMVLALVKWFPYRYFFKTHRILAIAYLALVAHAVILMKFDYWGEVVGPLMAVLMAAGSVAAVISLTRKVGNQRKARGTIEELDYHAENRVLKVAIKLASPWAGHKAGQFAFVTFDPAEGPHPFTIASAWQGDGRLFFLIKGIGDYTRSLPGSLQEGAPVSIEGPYGQFEFESDKPRQIWVAGGIGITPFIARMQSLVGKPDAPAIDLFYSTSAPDKGFIERIRQIADAARIRLHVLVADKDGRLNAERIRQQVPDWNRSDVWFCGPAGFGSALRRDFALSGLSADDFHQELFDMR, encoded by the coding sequence ATGAAAAACATCAAACTGGCTTACCTGCTCCTGATCGCAGGGTTGACTGCGCTTTGGCTGCTGGCCGACAACATCCTCTCGATACCTTACGATTTCTTCGCTTACCGCGCATCGCTGATCAATTACAGCGGCATCATCGGCATCGGCGTCATGAGCGTCGGCATGATCCTCGCCATGCGACCGGCTGCGCTGGAACCCCTGCTCGGCGGGCTCGACAAGGGCTACCGCCTGCACAAATGGCTGGGCATCACCGGTCTGGTAGTCTCGGTCCTGCACTGGCTGCTGGCCAACGGGCCCAAATGGATGGTCGGCTGGGGCTGGATGGAACGCCCGCAGCGCGGCCCGCGTATCGAACAGACCAATACAGTGTTTGCCTTCTTCGACAGTCAGCGCCATCTTGCCGAGTCCGTTGGCGAATGGGCCTTCTACGGTGCCGTTGTGCTGATGGTGCTGGCACTCGTGAAGTGGTTTCCCTACCGCTATTTCTTCAAGACCCACCGCATTCTCGCCATCGCCTATCTGGCCCTGGTCGCTCACGCCGTGATTTTGATGAAGTTCGACTACTGGGGTGAAGTCGTCGGACCGCTGATGGCCGTCTTGATGGCTGCAGGCAGTGTTGCTGCCGTGATCTCGCTGACCCGGAAGGTTGGCAACCAGCGCAAGGCGCGGGGCACAATCGAAGAACTCGACTATCACGCGGAGAACCGGGTACTGAAGGTTGCCATCAAGCTCGCCAGCCCTTGGGCCGGACACAAGGCGGGCCAGTTTGCCTTTGTGACCTTCGACCCCGCCGAAGGTCCGCACCCCTTCACCATCGCCTCCGCATGGCAAGGTGACGGCAGGCTGTTCTTCCTGATCAAGGGCATCGGCGACTACACGCGCAGCTTGCCCGGCAGCCTGCAGGAAGGCGCCCCCGTGAGCATCGAAGGCCCATATGGTCAATTCGAATTCGAAAGCGACAAACCCAGACAGATCTGGGTCGCCGGCGGGATCGGCATCACGCCCTTCATTGCCCGCATGCAGAGCCTGGTCGGCAAACCGGACGCCCCGGCGATTGATCTCTTCTACAGCACCAGTGCGCCCGACAAAGGCTTTATCGAGCGCATCCGCCAGATTGCGGACGCAGCCAGGATTCGCCTTCACGTTCTGGTTGCCGACAAGGACGGCCGCCTCAACGCTGAACGGATACGCCAGCAGGTGCCTGACTGGAACCGCAGTGACGTCTGGTTCTGCGGTCCCGCCGGCTTCGGCAGCGCGCTGCGCCGGGATTTCGCCTTGAGCGGCCTCAGCGCTGATGACTTCCACCAGGAACTGTTCGACATGCGCTGA
- a CDS encoding aminoacyl-histidine dipeptidase: MDLSRLEPAAVWRHFSTLCRIPRPSRHEQAIRDELAAWAQARGLGVKIDSTGNLILSKPATPGYENHPGVVLQGHLDMVCQKNGGSSHDFMHDSIKAELRDGWLVADDTTLGADNGIGVALALAALESDDVAHPALEVLLTLDEESGMSGAHGLKPDAVRGRLLINIDTEDWGEFYLGCAGGADVVIEAALESEPVAMRHQAVRVVVDGLRGGHSGVDIHLQRGNAIKLLLRVLQTLAAAGVDYRVATLEGGTARNALAREAQALIVLADGGAEALQAALARARDDIAEELGGVDDGFRLRLLPEPGVPSRVLSDDAGRRVLAALHVAPHGVRRMSQRVPGVVETSSNLGVLRVDAARIHATLMVRSLLDAGTRELAAEIVSLFSLAGMAASVREPYPGWAPNPDSGLLALFQTVYRREFGGEAAVKVIHAGLECGILTAIWPDMDMISFGPNIRGAHAPGERVEVASVEQAWRLLVAVLASIPPNIPSRG; encoded by the coding sequence ATGGACCTGTCCAGGCTTGAACCGGCTGCCGTATGGCGGCATTTTTCCACGCTGTGTCGCATTCCGCGGCCCTCCCGGCATGAACAGGCGATACGGGATGAGCTTGCGGCCTGGGCGCAGGCGCGCGGGCTCGGCGTTAAGATCGATTCGACCGGTAACCTGATCCTGTCCAAGCCCGCCACGCCGGGCTATGAAAACCACCCTGGCGTGGTGCTGCAGGGCCATCTCGACATGGTGTGCCAGAAGAATGGCGGCAGCAGCCATGACTTCATGCACGATTCCATCAAGGCAGAACTGCGTGATGGCTGGCTGGTGGCCGACGACACCACGCTTGGGGCGGATAACGGCATCGGGGTCGCGCTCGCGCTGGCCGCGCTGGAATCGGACGATGTTGCGCATCCGGCGCTGGAAGTCCTGCTGACGCTCGACGAGGAATCGGGCATGAGCGGCGCCCACGGGCTGAAGCCGGATGCCGTGCGCGGGCGTTTGCTGATCAATATCGATACTGAGGACTGGGGCGAGTTCTATCTTGGCTGCGCGGGTGGCGCGGACGTGGTGATCGAAGCCGCGCTTGAGTCGGAGCCAGTGGCTATGAGACATCAGGCGGTGCGTGTTGTGGTGGATGGCCTGCGCGGCGGGCACTCGGGCGTGGATATCCATCTGCAGCGTGGCAATGCTATCAAGCTGCTGCTGCGGGTGCTGCAGACGCTGGCTGCAGCCGGGGTGGACTACCGGGTGGCGACGCTGGAGGGCGGCACTGCGCGCAATGCCCTTGCGCGAGAAGCGCAGGCCTTGATCGTGCTGGCGGACGGCGGTGCCGAGGCACTGCAGGCTGCGCTGGCACGTGCCCGCGACGACATTGCCGAAGAGCTGGGCGGGGTGGATGACGGGTTTCGTCTGCGCCTGCTGCCGGAACCGGGTGTGCCGTCGCGGGTGCTCAGCGACGACGCCGGCCGGCGTGTGCTGGCTGCCCTGCATGTGGCGCCGCACGGGGTGAGGCGCATGAGCCAACGGGTGCCCGGCGTGGTCGAAACCTCAAGCAATCTCGGTGTGCTGCGTGTGGATGCAGCGCGTATCCACGCCACGCTGATGGTGCGCTCCTTGCTCGACGCCGGCACTCGGGAACTGGCGGCCGAGATCGTCAGCCTGTTTTCCCTCGCCGGCATGGCTGCCAGCGTGCGCGAGCCCTATCCCGGGTGGGCGCCCAACCCGGATTCCGGCCTGCTCGCCTTGTTCCAGACGGTGTATCGACGCGAGTTCGGCGGTGAAGCTGCGGTGAAGGTGATTCATGCGGGTCTGGAGTGCGGCATCCTGACCGCGATCTGGCCGGACATGGACATGATCTCCTTCGGGCCGAACATACGCGGTGCGCACGCACCTGGCGAGCGGGTCGAGGTGGCCAGCGTGGAGCAGGCCTGGCGCTTGCTGGTGGCTGTGCTGGCGTCGATTCCGCCGAATATTCCTTCCCGGGGGTGA
- a CDS encoding YXWGXW repeat-containing protein, translating to MNIRIPKQTARWTLPLILALSVSACVVAPAEPYYDRGDTIYVTPPPRVEYRGYPPSIGYIWIEGNWTWSGHRHEWVPGRWAPPSRHAYELQRRERMLEIERTRVLQQRQALAIERERTQRARAAEQAQREQALRDRAAQEQREHARRERAAVQEQDRSAHDRDRGREQNTRERGQERSQQRTDRQETRQTEPDTRNRQDRRRDDAQTNERSRDRSDSRTGRSRDDERGSGERRN from the coding sequence ATGAACATCCGCATTCCGAAACAGACAGCTCGCTGGACCCTTCCGCTGATCCTCGCGCTTTCGGTGAGCGCGTGTGTGGTCGCACCCGCCGAGCCCTATTACGATCGTGGCGACACGATCTACGTCACACCGCCACCTCGTGTCGAATACCGAGGCTATCCGCCGTCGATTGGCTATATCTGGATCGAAGGCAACTGGACCTGGAGCGGGCATCGCCACGAGTGGGTTCCGGGTCGTTGGGCGCCGCCCTCCCGTCATGCCTACGAACTCCAGCGTCGGGAGCGCATGCTCGAGATCGAGCGCACGCGGGTGCTGCAGCAGCGTCAGGCGCTGGCGATAGAGCGCGAACGTACTCAGCGCGCCCGCGCCGCCGAGCAGGCGCAACGGGAACAAGCTCTGCGGGATCGCGCCGCGCAAGAGCAACGTGAGCACGCACGGCGTGAGCGCGCTGCAGTTCAAGAGCAGGACCGCAGCGCACACGACCGCGACCGCGGACGTGAGCAGAACACGCGGGAACGGGGGCAGGAGCGAAGCCAGCAGCGCACGGACCGGCAGGAAACTCGACAGACCGAACCGGACACGCGTAACCGGCAGGATCGCCGTCGTGACGACGCCCAGACAAACGAGCGCAGTCGCGACCGGAGCGACTCTCGTACCGGGCGATCGCGAGACGATGAACGGGGTAGCGGCGAGCGTCGAAACTAG
- a CDS encoding nucleoid-associated protein, translated as MSPNQPSQIQHTITDLVVHRLIKEAQAPAAIELRAAGCPLDDAAVRLVERLCTHYADRSSKGFGRFEEDQESFPMPRLLREHVVERSTDFITLSRHMMEQLQICAHDEELDASAFVVIARISEGGTDCLWVALVGESIGSAISGTLDIVDCSYLDFSSLRAAGRIDLAGWQRGDERYISFLKGRGDVAAWFKRFLGCSDIVIALKETKKLVLALNQFVETERLEAPARDALLERAHGYLDELGETGEPVALDEIARQVWPEQPERLDTALNSEAIKLSSGFVPDRRAIRPLVRFRASGEQWKLEFDRSGLRSGAIQYDRASDTLVLSGLPDYLKKMLLEE; from the coding sequence ATGAGCCCGAATCAGCCCAGCCAGATCCAGCACACCATCACCGATCTTGTCGTTCATCGTCTGATCAAGGAGGCGCAGGCCCCGGCCGCGATCGAGTTGCGCGCAGCGGGCTGTCCGCTCGACGACGCCGCAGTGCGCCTCGTCGAACGCCTGTGCACCCACTACGCCGACCGCTCGAGCAAGGGCTTCGGCCGCTTCGAGGAGGACCAGGAGAGCTTTCCGATGCCACGACTGTTGCGCGAGCACGTGGTCGAGCGCAGCACCGACTTCATCACGCTGTCCCGGCACATGATGGAGCAGTTGCAGATCTGCGCGCATGACGAGGAGCTCGATGCCAGCGCGTTCGTGGTAATCGCACGCATCTCCGAGGGGGGTACCGACTGCCTGTGGGTGGCGCTGGTGGGCGAAAGCATTGGCTCTGCAATCAGCGGCACGCTCGACATTGTCGATTGCAGCTATCTCGATTTCTCCAGCCTGCGTGCGGCCGGGCGCATCGACCTGGCCGGCTGGCAGCGTGGCGATGAGCGTTACATCAGTTTTCTGAAAGGGCGTGGCGACGTCGCGGCCTGGTTCAAGCGCTTCCTCGGCTGCAGCGACATCGTGATTGCGCTCAAGGAAACCAAGAAGCTGGTGCTCGCGCTCAACCAGTTCGTCGAGACCGAGAGGCTCGAGGCGCCGGCGCGGGATGCGCTGCTGGAGCGCGCCCATGGCTATCTGGATGAACTGGGGGAGACGGGCGAGCCGGTTGCGCTTGACGAAATCGCACGTCAGGTGTGGCCAGAGCAGCCGGAGCGGCTGGATACGGCGCTCAATTCAGAAGCCATCAAGCTGAGCAGCGGTTTTGTGCCCGACCGCCGTGCCATTCGCCCGCTGGTACGCTTTCGCGCCAGTGGCGAACAATGGAAGCTGGAATTTGATCGCAGCGGATTGCGCTCGGGCGCGATCCAGTACGACCGCGCCTCCGATACGCTGGTGCTGTCCGGCTTGCCGGACTACCTGAAGAAGATGCTGCTGGAAGAGTAA
- a CDS encoding S1 family peptidase, translated as MPQLPHYRDPNMIEPLLLTSARIVTFFNQQLLTNASGFFFERNDRLFVVTSRHVVCDLASLHQPNRIEIELHMDADNLAESTGFSIPLYIDGKSTWREGLDNAGNIDVAVIEIDRTALPEEAIYHAFTPEHLLGHFDQVEVGTSLLVVGFPLGFHDTLSHMPVVRHAIIASSFGLRFQGNGYFLTDARTHRGTSGAPVVMRIEHPDDEHTELPWMLLGIHSARLDVGSRDQLVDEALGLNCAWYADILLTLTEN; from the coding sequence TTGCCCCAGCTTCCTCATTACCGCGACCCGAACATGATCGAACCCCTGCTCCTGACCTCTGCGCGGATTGTCACCTTCTTCAATCAGCAGTTGCTGACCAATGCAAGCGGCTTCTTCTTCGAACGTAATGACCGGCTGTTTGTGGTCACCAGCAGGCATGTCGTGTGCGACCTTGCCAGCCTCCACCAGCCGAACCGGATCGAGATCGAGCTGCATATGGATGCAGACAATCTCGCCGAATCGACCGGTTTCTCGATACCGCTCTACATCGATGGCAAGAGCACCTGGCGCGAGGGGCTCGACAATGCCGGCAATATCGATGTTGCCGTGATCGAGATCGATCGCACGGCACTGCCTGAAGAAGCCATCTATCACGCCTTCACGCCGGAGCACCTGCTTGGGCACTTCGACCAGGTCGAAGTCGGCACCTCCTTGCTGGTGGTCGGTTTTCCGCTGGGTTTTCACGACACTCTCAGCCACATGCCCGTCGTACGCCATGCCATCATCGCGTCCTCGTTCGGTTTGCGCTTTCAGGGCAATGGCTACTTTCTCACCGATGCGCGCACCCATCGCGGCACCAGCGGCGCCCCGGTCGTGATGCGCATCGAGCACCCCGACGACGAACACACCGAACTACCGTGGATGCTGCTCGGCATTCATTCGGCACGCCTCGATGTCGGCTCCCGCGACCAGCTAGTGGACGAGGCCCTGGGTCTGAACTGCGCCTGGTATGCCGATATCCTGCTGACCCTTACAGAGAACTAG
- a CDS encoding Hsp70 family protein — MSDNTEAVSGAAETAPRYTIGIDLGTTHCALSYVDTATSDGEAAALEVFSVPQLTGPGAVEAMPLLPSFVYLPHASELAPGDLALPWTADQDFAVGAFARARGAGTPIRMVASAKSWLCHPGVDRRGPILPADAPEEVARISPFDASVRYLEHLREAWNAAHPEAPFAEQDVTVTIPASFDPVARELTAEAAAAAGYTRLTLLEEPQAALYSWIQSSGGGWRKDVKLGDIILVVDIGGGTTDLSLIAVVERDGNLEPHRVAVGDHILLGGDNMDLALAYGVVRKLAEQGTRLDAWQTRALAHACRGAKEKLLAEPEDDAVALVVPSRGAKLIGGSVRTELTRSELDAVLLNGFFPQVSVSEHPQVRARAALTQLGLPYAQDAAITRHLAAFLTRQREATAALEGFDTAQPHDASFLHPTAVLFNGGVLKSGLLADRLLATLESWLTAEGAPPARLLGGADLDLAVARGAAYYGYVRRGRGVRIRGGTARAYYVAVESSMPAVPGMEPPIEALCLAPFGMEEGTEAALPAQEFGLVVGEPVRFRFFGSSVRRTDQVGTLLDMWSVDELQELDEIEATLPAEGRAAGEIVRVRLHARVTEAGTLELEALPVDGEQRWKVEFEVRAEASA, encoded by the coding sequence ATGAGTGACAACACTGAAGCGGTCAGTGGCGCTGCGGAAACCGCGCCACGCTATACGATCGGCATCGACCTTGGCACCACTCACTGCGCGCTGTCGTACGTCGACACCGCGACCAGTGACGGCGAGGCGGCCGCGCTGGAGGTTTTCTCCGTGCCGCAGCTGACGGGGCCGGGCGCAGTCGAGGCCATGCCGCTGTTGCCGTCCTTCGTCTATCTGCCGCATGCCAGCGAACTCGCGCCGGGCGATCTCGCCCTGCCATGGACCGCGGATCAGGATTTCGCCGTGGGCGCCTTTGCGCGTGCGCGTGGCGCGGGTACCCCGATCCGCATGGTGGCGAGCGCGAAGAGCTGGCTGTGTCATCCCGGCGTTGACCGGCGCGGGCCCATTCTGCCCGCCGATGCGCCCGAAGAGGTCGCGCGCATCTCGCCCTTCGACGCGTCGGTACGCTACCTCGAGCACCTGCGCGAGGCCTGGAATGCTGCGCACCCCGAGGCGCCGTTTGCCGAGCAGGATGTCACCGTCACCATTCCGGCATCCTTCGATCCGGTGGCGCGCGAACTCACCGCCGAGGCTGCAGCCGCTGCCGGCTACACCCGTCTGACCCTGCTCGAAGAACCGCAGGCTGCGCTCTACAGCTGGATTCAGAGCAGCGGCGGCGGCTGGCGCAAGGACGTGAAGCTGGGTGACATCATCCTGGTGGTCGATATCGGCGGGGGCACGACCGACCTGTCGCTGATCGCCGTGGTTGAGCGTGACGGTAACCTGGAACCGCACCGTGTGGCAGTGGGCGACCACATCCTGCTGGGCGGCGACAACATGGATCTGGCACTCGCCTATGGCGTGGTGCGCAAGCTGGCCGAGCAGGGAACGCGGCTCGACGCATGGCAGACCCGGGCACTTGCGCACGCCTGCCGCGGGGCCAAGGAAAAGCTGCTGGCCGAGCCGGAAGACGACGCGGTTGCGCTGGTGGTGCCTAGCCGCGGCGCCAAGCTGATTGGCGGTTCGGTCCGCACCGAGCTGACCCGCAGCGAACTCGATGCCGTGCTGCTCAATGGCTTCTTCCCCCAGGTGTCAGTGTCCGAGCATCCTCAGGTCCGTGCGCGTGCAGCGCTCACGCAACTGGGCCTGCCCTATGCGCAGGATGCCGCCATCACCCGGCATCTGGCCGCTTTCCTGACCCGCCAGCGTGAGGCCACGGCGGCGCTTGAGGGCTTCGACACGGCGCAGCCTCACGACGCGAGCTTTCTGCATCCCACCGCGGTGCTGTTCAACGGCGGTGTGTTGAAGTCCGGCCTGCTTGCCGACCGTCTGCTGGCCACGCTCGAATCCTGGCTGACGGCCGAAGGTGCGCCGCCGGCACGGCTGCTCGGCGGCGCCGATCTCGATCTCGCGGTTGCGCGCGGTGCGGCCTACTACGGTTACGTGCGTCGCGGCCGCGGTGTGAGGATTCGCGGCGGTACGGCGCGGGCCTACTACGTGGCGGTCGAGTCGAGCATGCCTGCCGTACCCGGCATGGAGCCGCCGATCGAGGCCCTGTGCCTCGCGCCATTCGGCATGGAGGAGGGTACCGAGGCTGCGCTGCCGGCTCAGGAGTTCGGGCTGGTGGTGGGCGAACCGGTGCGGTTCCGTTTCTTCGGTTCGTCGGTGCGACGCACGGATCAGGTTGGCACGCTGCTCGACATGTGGTCGGTCGATGAATTGCAGGAACTCGACGAGATCGAGGCCACCCTGCCTGCCGAAGGCCGCGCTGCAGGCGAGATCGTGCGGGTGAGGCTGCATGCACGGGTCACCGAAGCCGGTACGCTGGAGCTGGAGGCCTTGCCGGTCGATGGCGAGCAGCGCTGGAAGGTCGAGTTTGAGGTGCGTGCGGAGGCGTCCGCCTGA
- a CDS encoding DUF2760 domain-containing protein, giving the protein MTDSNPSLLGRISLAFGTFFAIIGNAELAAGIRRLRAGAPEPKPAPAAEHEPAAAVVAPAVSTLHQASPESALQLLGLLQREARLVDFVEEDIAAYSDADIGAAARLVHEGCRKTLREHFSLQPVRAESEGERVTLAAGFDAAAIRLSGNVVGQPPFSGQLTHRGWRVSDTRLPSLSDSHDPSIIAPAEVEL; this is encoded by the coding sequence ATGACTGACTCAAACCCCTCATTGCTCGGCCGTATTTCGCTCGCCTTCGGCACCTTTTTCGCGATTATCGGCAATGCCGAACTGGCCGCAGGCATTCGCCGCCTGCGCGCAGGCGCACCCGAACCGAAGCCTGCACCGGCTGCCGAGCATGAACCGGCAGCCGCGGTTGTCGCACCCGCTGTCAGCACCTTGCATCAGGCGTCGCCCGAGTCGGCGCTGCAACTGCTCGGCCTGCTGCAGCGCGAGGCGCGTCTGGTCGATTTCGTCGAGGAAGACATTGCCGCCTACTCCGATGCCGACATCGGTGCGGCCGCACGTCTGGTGCATGAAGGTTGTCGCAAGACCCTGCGCGAGCACTTCAGCCTGCAGCCGGTGCGTGCTGAAAGCGAAGGTGAGCGCGTCACCCTGGCCGCCGGCTTCGACGCTGCGGCGATTCGATTGAGCGGAAACGTCGTCGGCCAGCCGCCCTTCAGCGGGCAACTGACCCATCGCGGCTGGCGTGTCAGCGATACCCGTCTGCCAAGTCTGTCCGATAGTCATGACCCCTCCATCATCGCCCCGGCGGAGGTCGAGCTATGA